The proteins below are encoded in one region of Bacillus alveayuensis:
- a CDS encoding DNA polymerase-3 subunit alpha (product_source=KO:K02337; cath_funfam=1.10.10.10,2.40.50.140,3.20.20.140; cog=COG0587; ko=KO:K02337; pfam=PF01336,PF02811,PF07733,PF14579; smart=SM00481; superfamily=50249,89550; tigrfam=TIGR00594) yields MSFVHLQVKSAYSLLSSAASIHKLVEEAEKNGFSALALTDEHVMYGAIAFYKLCKKKGIKPILGLTASVQIKEEAYPFVLLAKNHNGYKNLLKMSSLLQTKYRKGLPLSLFKSYCHDLFVLTPGMNGIIERLLLEEKREEAYKAALYFQQMMEEDSFYLSVQQHGLKEEKILLEKLRKLGAELNIPLVATNDVLYVHREDAFAQHCLVAIKNGTQIEQGEEAFINKNYHLKSINEMMELFKETPEAIRNAEKIANQCQLDLRLGQLNLPKYPVPEGLEKNQYLEQLCLEGLKKRIPNPTDEYVDRLLYELDIIKKMQFSDYFLIVWDFMRYAHEQGIVTGPGRGSAAGSLVAYVLNITDVDPIKYHLLFERFLNPERVTMPDIDIDFPDTRRDEMISYVAKKYGKAHVAQIITFGTLAAKAAIRDVARVLGASQKEVDLLAKLIPSKPGITLREAYEESASLRERISQSVLAKKIFDIAVKVEGLPRHSSTHAAGVVISEKPLTEMIPIQEGHHDIYLTQFSMEHLEDVGLLKMDFLGLRNLTLIENIKALIQKYEGKKISFEQIGYEDDLTFSILSKGDTTGVFQLESEGMRHVLKRLKPSSLEDIVAVNALYRPGPMENIPLFIDRKHGRLPIQYPHDDLKDILKNTYGIIVYQEQIMEIAAKMAGFSLGEADLLRRAVGKKIKSLLDEKRDHFVLGCIRKGYTKEAANHVYDLIVKFANYGFNRSHAVAYSMIAFQLAYLKAHYPLYFMSALLTSVSGNESKIAQYIREGKQKGIRFLPPSINKSGDHFLVEQGGIRYSLASIKNVGYSALKEIFTERKKRPFTDLFDFCVRISPKSVNRRTIESLIFSGAMDEFGEDRATLLASIDVALNHAELLKMDDKEQMDLFLEEEMNIKPKYVKVEPLNIEEKLKFEKQVLGFYFSSHPVDSFAAVLNAEGAIQIANSLNKVDQQVKLGAYLMNVKPIRTKKGETMAFAHLSDSSGEIDAVIFPSHFRKYRDKLKNGTVVLLAGKIEKRQNQLQLIVNHVHSIEELKEKKREGALFLKIEEETKKKGNLYKLKEIIRRYPGSVPVYVYYEFLQKTVKLPADFSVEPNPVCVQRLSEILGRQNVVFKKE; encoded by the coding sequence TTGTCATTCGTTCACCTTCAAGTAAAAAGTGCTTACAGCTTGCTTTCGAGTGCTGCAAGTATACATAAGTTAGTAGAAGAAGCGGAAAAAAACGGATTTTCTGCCCTTGCTCTTACAGATGAACATGTTATGTATGGGGCTATTGCTTTTTATAAATTGTGCAAAAAAAAGGGAATTAAACCAATTTTAGGTTTAACTGCTTCTGTACAAATAAAAGAAGAAGCCTATCCCTTTGTTCTGTTAGCAAAAAATCATAACGGATACAAAAATTTATTAAAAATGAGCAGCCTCCTGCAAACAAAATATCGGAAAGGGCTTCCACTTTCTTTATTTAAGTCGTACTGTCATGATTTATTTGTCCTAACTCCTGGAATGAACGGGATTATTGAACGACTCCTTCTAGAAGAAAAAAGAGAAGAAGCCTATAAAGCGGCTTTATATTTTCAACAAATGATGGAGGAGGACTCTTTTTATCTGTCGGTTCAACAACATGGATTAAAAGAGGAAAAAATTTTACTAGAAAAGCTTCGGAAGCTAGGAGCTGAGCTAAACATTCCGCTCGTTGCTACAAACGATGTTTTATACGTTCATCGAGAGGATGCTTTTGCCCAGCATTGTTTAGTGGCCATTAAAAACGGAACACAAATTGAGCAGGGAGAAGAAGCGTTCATAAATAAGAATTATCATTTGAAATCGATAAATGAAATGATGGAGCTATTTAAAGAGACTCCGGAAGCGATTCGTAACGCAGAGAAGATTGCGAATCAATGTCAACTTGATTTGCGTCTTGGACAGCTGAATCTTCCTAAATATCCTGTTCCGGAAGGCTTGGAAAAAAATCAATACTTAGAACAATTATGTTTAGAGGGTTTAAAAAAGAGAATTCCAAATCCGACAGATGAATACGTTGACAGACTCCTTTACGAACTTGATATTATTAAAAAAATGCAGTTTAGTGATTATTTTTTAATTGTTTGGGATTTCATGAGGTATGCACATGAACAAGGAATTGTAACAGGACCTGGACGTGGCTCAGCTGCTGGGTCATTAGTTGCCTATGTCTTAAATATTACAGACGTCGATCCGATTAAATATCATTTACTGTTTGAGAGATTTCTGAATCCTGAGAGAGTCACAATGCCTGATATTGATATTGACTTCCCTGATACGCGCAGGGATGAAATGATTTCATATGTGGCGAAAAAGTACGGAAAAGCACATGTGGCCCAAATTATTACTTTTGGTACGTTAGCGGCAAAAGCAGCGATTCGAGATGTAGCAAGGGTGTTAGGGGCTTCACAAAAAGAGGTGGATTTATTGGCAAAGCTCATACCTTCAAAGCCTGGCATTACATTAAGAGAAGCATATGAGGAGTCAGCATCTCTTAGGGAAAGAATATCCCAATCAGTACTTGCCAAGAAAATTTTTGATATTGCAGTGAAGGTTGAAGGTCTTCCGCGTCATTCATCAACACATGCTGCAGGCGTTGTTATTAGTGAAAAGCCTTTAACAGAAATGATTCCTATTCAAGAAGGACATCATGACATTTATTTAACGCAATTTTCAATGGAGCATTTAGAAGATGTCGGCTTGTTAAAAATGGATTTTTTAGGGTTACGCAATTTAACATTAATCGAGAATATAAAAGCTTTAATTCAAAAATATGAAGGAAAAAAAATATCCTTTGAACAAATTGGATATGAAGATGATTTAACGTTTTCCATCCTTTCAAAAGGAGATACAACTGGGGTCTTCCAGTTAGAATCAGAGGGAATGCGTCATGTATTAAAGAGGCTAAAGCCATCGTCGCTTGAAGACATCGTTGCGGTGAATGCCTTGTATAGACCCGGTCCAATGGAAAATATCCCTTTATTTATAGACCGTAAACATGGACGATTACCTATTCAATACCCACACGATGATTTAAAAGACATTTTAAAAAACACATATGGGATCATTGTTTATCAAGAACAAATTATGGAAATTGCAGCAAAAATGGCTGGGTTTTCATTAGGTGAAGCGGATTTACTAAGGAGAGCAGTAGGGAAAAAAATAAAATCATTGTTAGATGAAAAGAGAGATCATTTTGTTCTGGGATGTATCCGTAAAGGATATACAAAAGAAGCAGCGAATCATGTTTATGATTTAATTGTTAAATTTGCCAACTACGGTTTTAACAGAAGTCATGCTGTCGCCTACAGCATGATTGCGTTTCAGTTAGCATATTTAAAAGCTCATTATCCGCTCTATTTTATGTCAGCGTTATTAACGAGTGTAAGTGGGAATGAAAGCAAGATTGCACAATATATTAGAGAAGGCAAACAGAAAGGGATTCGCTTTTTACCGCCATCCATTAATAAAAGCGGTGATCATTTTTTAGTTGAACAAGGTGGGATTCGATATAGCTTAGCCTCGATCAAAAATGTCGGATATTCAGCCTTAAAAGAAATTTTTACAGAGCGAAAGAAAAGGCCGTTTACAGACTTATTTGACTTTTGTGTTCGAATTTCCCCTAAATCGGTAAACCGCCGCACAATAGAGTCACTTATTTTTTCTGGGGCAATGGATGAGTTTGGAGAGGATCGCGCTACCTTGTTAGCATCTATTGATGTTGCTTTGAATCATGCAGAGCTTTTAAAAATGGATGATAAAGAGCAAATGGATTTGTTTTTAGAGGAAGAAATGAATATTAAGCCGAAGTATGTTAAAGTGGAACCATTAAATATAGAGGAAAAGTTAAAATTTGAAAAACAGGTTTTAGGTTTTTATTTTTCCAGTCACCCTGTAGATTCGTTTGCGGCTGTTTTGAATGCAGAAGGGGCGATCCAAATTGCAAATAGCCTAAACAAGGTTGATCAACAAGTTAAATTAGGTGCTTATTTAATGAATGTAAAACCCATTCGAACAAAAAAAGGGGAAACGATGGCGTTTGCTCATTTGTCAGATAGCAGTGGCGAAATAGATGCAGTCATTTTTCCAAGCCATTTCCGTAAATATCGTGATAAACTTAAAAATGGAACGGTCGTCCTGCTCGCTGGTAAAATAGAGAAAAGACAAAATCAGCTTCAATTGATTGTCAATCATGTCCATTCAATAGAAGAATTAAAAGAGAAAAAAAGAGAAGGTGCTTTGTTTCTGAAAATTGAAGAAGAAACAAAGAAAAAGGGGAATTTATATAAACTAAAAGAAATTATCAGACGCTATCCTGGATCAGTTCCTGTATACGTATACTATGAATTTCTCCAAAAAACCGTTAAGCTGCCAGCTGATTTTTCAGTTGAACCGAATCCGGTATGTGTACAAAGATTATCAGAAATTCTAGGAAGACAAAATGTAGTTTTCAAGAAGGAATAG
- a CDS encoding malate dehydrogenase (oxaloacetate-decarboxylating) (product_source=KO:K00027; cath_funfam=3.40.50.10380,3.40.50.720; cog=COG0281; ko=KO:K00027; pfam=PF00390,PF03949; smart=SM00919,SM01274; superfamily=51735,53223) has product MSLREEALHMHRIHKGKLESKSKVPVRNAKDLSLAYSPGVAEPCKAIYDDKNKVYEYTMKGNMVAVVSDGTAVLGLGNIGPEAALPVMEGKAVLFKSFAGVDAFPICLDTTDVDKIVETVKLLEPTFGGINLEDIAAPNCFEIEERLKKETNIPIFHDDQHGTAIVTVAGLMNALKLVGKEMSNIKVVANGAGAAGIAIIKLLYRYGVRDIIMCDSKGAIFEGRSYGMNHIKEEVAKFTNHDRIEGTLGDVIKGADVFIGVSVEGALTKEMIQSMADDPIIFAMANPVPEIMPDEAREAGAKVIGTGRSDFPNQVNNVLAFPGIFRGALDVRATHINEQMKMAAAEAIASLVSINELRPDYVIPQPFDPRVAPAVAAAVAKAAMETGVARIKVNPKEVEEKTKKLAIIEEK; this is encoded by the coding sequence TTGTCATTAAGAGAAGAAGCATTACATATGCACCGAATCCATAAAGGAAAACTAGAATCTAAATCAAAAGTTCCAGTACGTAATGCCAAGGATTTAAGCTTGGCGTATTCGCCGGGGGTGGCTGAACCTTGTAAAGCGATTTACGATGATAAAAATAAAGTATATGAATATACAATGAAGGGAAACATGGTTGCTGTCGTTTCTGATGGAACAGCTGTTTTAGGGCTTGGCAACATCGGACCGGAAGCAGCGCTGCCAGTGATGGAAGGGAAAGCGGTTTTATTTAAAAGTTTTGCTGGGGTTGATGCCTTCCCGATTTGCCTAGATACTACAGATGTCGATAAAATTGTAGAAACCGTTAAATTACTAGAGCCTACGTTTGGTGGCATTAATTTAGAAGATATTGCAGCGCCAAATTGCTTTGAAATTGAAGAACGTCTCAAAAAAGAAACGAATATCCCAATTTTTCACGATGATCAACACGGAACAGCTATTGTAACGGTAGCTGGATTAATGAATGCCTTAAAACTAGTCGGAAAAGAGATGTCAAATATTAAAGTAGTGGCAAACGGTGCTGGTGCCGCAGGAATTGCGATCATTAAATTATTATACCGTTATGGCGTCCGCGATATTATTATGTGTGATTCTAAAGGAGCGATTTTTGAAGGCCGTTCATACGGGATGAATCATATTAAAGAAGAAGTGGCGAAATTTACAAATCACGATCGAATTGAAGGTACATTAGGTGATGTGATTAAAGGAGCGGATGTATTTATCGGAGTATCTGTTGAAGGAGCACTCACGAAAGAAATGATCCAATCAATGGCTGATGATCCTATTATTTTTGCCATGGCCAATCCAGTTCCTGAAATCATGCCAGACGAAGCGAGAGAAGCAGGCGCAAAAGTTATTGGGACCGGTCGTTCCGATTTCCCGAATCAAGTCAATAACGTCCTTGCTTTTCCTGGGATTTTCCGTGGGGCATTAGACGTTCGTGCTACTCACATTAATGAACAAATGAAAATGGCTGCAGCTGAAGCGATAGCATCGCTCGTTTCAATCAATGAGCTTCGTCCAGATTACGTCATTCCTCAACCGTTTGATCCACGTGTAGCACCTGCAGTGGCTGCTGCTGTCGCTAAGGCGGCAATGGAGACAGGGGTTGCCCGCATAAAAGTGAATCCGAAAGAAGTTGAGGAGAAAACGAAAAAGCTAGCGATTATCGAAGAAAAGTGA
- a CDS encoding DNA-binding FadR family transcriptional regulator (product_source=COG2186; cath_funfam=1.10.10.10; cog=COG2186; pfam=PF00392; smart=SM00345; superfamily=46785) yields the protein MTPSHSKVFLNTLDKIRKIIQDDQLGVGDKIPSERELADRLSVGRSSVREALRALELLGIIETRRGEGTYIKDVRENDLIPLLGTFILQDTKAKKDLLEMNDLLEKNALLLLLKKRPLQELSHLKKDIHKVDRNTIMSKLLMLTDNYLLYRIWSVLNQYVQALLPSSPAINDQIMEKLIDCLIKQDEQGLYDAYEHLSLKNWKNK from the coding sequence GTGACACCTTCCCATTCGAAGGTATTCTTAAACACTTTAGATAAAATTCGTAAGATCATTCAAGATGATCAATTAGGAGTCGGAGATAAAATTCCGTCAGAACGGGAACTGGCAGATCGTCTCTCCGTTGGCCGGTCTTCTGTCCGAGAAGCGTTGAGAGCACTTGAATTATTAGGGATCATTGAAACAAGGAGAGGGGAAGGGACGTATATTAAAGATGTTCGTGAAAATGATTTAATTCCGCTGCTTGGAACATTCATTCTTCAAGATACAAAAGCAAAAAAGGATTTGTTGGAGATGAATGACCTTTTAGAAAAAAATGCACTTTTATTACTTTTAAAAAAAAGGCCATTGCAAGAATTAAGCCATTTAAAAAAGGACATCCACAAGGTAGATCGTAATACGATTATGTCAAAATTATTAATGTTAACAGACAACTATTTATTGTATCGAATTTGGTCTGTATTAAATCAATATGTACAAGCGTTGCTTCCAAGCTCTCCTGCTATCAATGATCAAATCATGGAAAAATTAATAGACTGTTTAATTAAACAAGATGAACAAGGATTATACGATGCCTATGAGCATCTTTCCTTAAAAAATTGGAAGAATAAGTGA
- a CDS encoding acetyl-CoA carboxylase carboxyl transferase subunit beta (product_source=KO:K01963; cath_funfam=3.90.226.10; cog=COG0777; ko=KO:K01963; pfam=PF01039; superfamily=52096; tigrfam=TIGR00515): MIKNIFSKKKKYATIPSEQAKQEIPEGIMTKCPSCKKIMYTKELNKNLRVCVNCGHHHQMGAKDRIKSLLDGNSFIEYDADLISQNPLDFPDYLEKLEKDRAKTNLNEAVVTGEGTIDGYPIVIAVMDASFRMGSMGSVVGEKITRAIEKASEKRVPFIIFTASGGARMQEGVLSLMQMAKTSSALKLFSNQGGLIISVMTHPTTGGVSASFASLGDYNFAEPGALIGFAGRRIIEQTIREELPEDFQTAEFLLKHGQLDAVVHRHDLKETLVNILDIHQERREIDWLSN, translated from the coding sequence TTGATCAAGAACATTTTTTCAAAGAAAAAGAAATATGCAACCATCCCGTCTGAACAAGCAAAGCAAGAGATTCCAGAGGGAATCATGACGAAATGTCCAAGCTGTAAAAAAATTATGTATACAAAAGAGTTAAATAAAAACTTACGTGTATGTGTGAATTGCGGCCACCATCATCAAATGGGAGCAAAGGATCGAATCAAAAGCTTATTGGATGGAAATAGCTTTATAGAATATGATGCAGATTTGATTTCGCAAAATCCACTCGATTTTCCAGACTATTTAGAGAAGCTTGAAAAAGATCGGGCAAAAACGAACTTAAATGAAGCAGTCGTAACAGGTGAAGGAACAATTGATGGTTACCCCATTGTCATAGCGGTAATGGATGCAAGCTTTCGAATGGGAAGCATGGGTTCGGTTGTTGGGGAAAAAATAACGAGAGCAATTGAAAAAGCTAGTGAAAAGCGAGTACCATTTATTATTTTTACCGCTTCTGGAGGAGCCAGAATGCAAGAAGGTGTTTTAAGTCTGATGCAAATGGCGAAAACGAGCTCAGCCCTAAAATTATTTAGTAATCAAGGTGGCTTAATTATTTCTGTTATGACACATCCAACAACAGGAGGCGTTTCTGCTAGCTTTGCTTCATTAGGAGATTACAATTTTGCTGAACCAGGAGCATTAATTGGATTTGCCGGCCGAAGAATTATTGAACAAACCATTCGCGAAGAACTTCCAGAAGACTTCCAAACAGCTGAATTTTTACTAAAGCATGGGCAATTAGATGCAGTCGTTCATCGCCATGATCTTAAGGAAACTTTAGTGAACATTCTCGACATCCATCAAGAAAGGAGGGAAATTGATTGGCTTTCGAACTAG
- a CDS encoding acetyl-CoA carboxylase carboxyl transferase subunit alpha (product_source=KO:K01962; cath_funfam=3.90.226.10; cog=COG0825; ko=KO:K01962; pfam=PF03255; superfamily=52096; tigrfam=TIGR00513), with translation MAFELEFEKPIVELREKIRELKEFTETSDVDLSSEIERLEKRLQKLENEIYLQLSPWDRVQIARHPNRPTTLDYIERIFDHFFECHGDRCYGDDEAIVGGIAKYHEFPVTVIGHQRGKDTKENIRRNFGMPHPEGYRKALRLMKQADKFNRPIICFIDTKGAYPGKAAEERGQSEAIARNLFEMAGLRVPIVCIVIGEGGSGGALALGVGNHIHMLENSTYSVISPEGAAALLWKDAGLAKRAAETMKITAPDLKELGVIDEIIPEVKGGAHRDIDQQAKIIDEVLKSSLKELLKMSEEKLIQHRYEKYKRIGEMTKKEMITPSNLNIL, from the coding sequence TTGGCTTTCGAACTAGAATTTGAAAAGCCTATTGTCGAGCTTAGGGAAAAAATTCGAGAATTAAAAGAATTTACAGAAACGAGTGATGTTGATTTATCATCGGAAATCGAAAGATTAGAAAAACGTCTACAAAAGCTAGAAAACGAAATCTACCTTCAATTATCACCGTGGGATCGTGTGCAAATTGCAAGACACCCTAATCGCCCGACTACATTGGATTATATTGAACGGATTTTTGATCATTTTTTTGAATGTCATGGTGACCGCTGCTATGGGGATGATGAAGCGATTGTAGGGGGAATTGCGAAATATCACGAATTTCCGGTCACAGTTATTGGACATCAGCGCGGTAAAGATACAAAGGAAAATATACGCCGTAACTTTGGAATGCCTCACCCAGAAGGATATCGAAAGGCACTTCGACTGATGAAACAGGCTGACAAATTTAATCGCCCGATTATTTGCTTTATTGATACGAAAGGTGCTTATCCTGGAAAAGCTGCAGAAGAGCGGGGACAAAGTGAAGCGATAGCGAGAAACTTGTTTGAGATGGCCGGTTTAAGAGTGCCTATCGTTTGTATCGTGATTGGTGAAGGCGGAAGTGGTGGAGCATTAGCTTTAGGAGTCGGGAATCATATCCATATGCTTGAAAATTCAACGTATTCCGTTATATCACCGGAAGGGGCTGCTGCACTTTTATGGAAGGATGCTGGATTAGCCAAAAGGGCAGCCGAAACGATGAAAATTACAGCACCTGATTTAAAAGAACTTGGAGTTATTGATGAAATCATTCCTGAAGTAAAAGGTGGAGCACATAGAGATATAGACCAACAAGCGAAAATCATTGATGAAGTGTTAAAGAGCTCTTTAAAAGAGCTGCTCAAAATGAGTGAAGAAAAACTAATTCAACATCGGTATGAAAAATATAAACGAATTGGCGAAATGACAAAAAAAGAAATGATTACTCCTTCAAATTTGAACATTTTATAA
- a CDS encoding 6-phosphofructokinase 1 (product_source=KO:K00850; cath_funfam=3.40.50.450; cog=COG0205; ko=KO:K00850; pfam=PF00365; superfamily=53784; tigrfam=TIGR02482), with protein sequence MKKIGVLTSGGDSPGMNAAIRAVVRKAIFHGLEVYGIYHGYAGLISGKIEKLELGSVGDIIHRGGTMLYTARCEEFKTLEGQKKGIEQLKKHGIEGLVVIGGDGSYRGAKKLTEHGFPCVGVPGTIDNDIPGTDFTVGFDTALNTVIDAIDKIRDTATSHERTYVIEVMGRHAGDIALWSGLAGGAESILIPEADFEMDDIIARLKRGHERGKKHSIIIVAEGVGSGVEIGKKIQEMTNFETRVSVLGHIQRGGSPTAFDRVLASRLGAFAVELLLNNQGGRCVGIQNNQLVHHDMLEILDQKHTIEQKMYQLSKELSI encoded by the coding sequence ATGAAGAAAATAGGTGTATTAACGAGTGGTGGAGATTCACCAGGTATGAATGCTGCGATCCGTGCAGTTGTTCGGAAAGCGATTTTTCATGGATTAGAGGTATATGGTATTTATCATGGTTATGCAGGATTAATCTCTGGCAAAATTGAAAAATTAGAATTAGGATCTGTTGGAGATATTATACATCGTGGTGGGACGATGTTATATACAGCCCGTTGTGAAGAATTTAAAACATTAGAAGGTCAGAAAAAAGGAATTGAACAATTGAAAAAGCATGGTATAGAAGGGCTCGTTGTCATTGGCGGCGACGGTTCATACAGGGGAGCAAAAAAATTGACTGAACATGGATTCCCATGCGTAGGAGTACCGGGAACTATTGACAATGATATTCCTGGAACAGATTTTACAGTTGGCTTTGATACAGCTTTAAATACTGTCATTGATGCGATTGATAAAATTCGCGATACAGCGACATCACATGAACGTACATATGTCATTGAAGTAATGGGGCGGCATGCTGGTGATATTGCGTTATGGTCTGGTCTAGCAGGTGGTGCTGAATCCATTTTAATCCCTGAAGCTGATTTTGAGATGGATGACATTATCGCTCGTTTGAAACGTGGTCATGAACGTGGTAAAAAGCATAGTATTATTATTGTTGCTGAAGGGGTTGGCAGCGGGGTTGAAATTGGTAAAAAAATACAAGAAATGACAAACTTTGAAACACGTGTCTCTGTTTTAGGACATATACAGCGCGGTGGTTCACCAACAGCATTTGATCGCGTTTTAGCAAGCAGATTAGGTGCATTTGCTGTTGAATTACTTTTAAATAATCAAGGTGGCCGTTGTGTTGGAATCCAAAACAATCAACTCGTTCACCATGATATGTTAGAGATTTTAGATCAAAAGCATACAATTGAACAAAAGATGTATCAGCTATCGAAAGAGCTCTCCATTTAG
- a CDS encoding pyruvate kinase (product_source=KO:K00873; cath_funfam=3.20.20.60,3.40.1380.20,3.50.30.10; cog=COG0469,COG3848; ko=KO:K00873; pfam=PF00224,PF00391,PF02887; superfamily=51621,52009,52935; tigrfam=TIGR01064): protein MRKTKIVCTIGPASESVEMLEKLIQAGMNVARLNFSHGDYEEHGARIQNIRKAAKKLGKSVAILLDTKGPEIRTHTMENGAISLQEGSELIVAMEEVIGTPEKISVSYSGLINDINIGSTILLDDGLIGLEVIGIDREKKEIKTKVLNSGILKNKKGVNVPGVSVKLPGITEKDAKDIAFGIEQGIDFIAASFVRRASDVLEIRELLEEHNAEHIQIIPKIENQEGVDNIDEILEVSDGLMVARGDLGVEIPAEEVPLVQKELIQKCNRLGKPVITATQMLDSMQRNPRPTRAEASDVANAIFDGTDAIMLSGETAAGLYPIEAVQTMHNIASRVEQALDYPHILSKQRKSACTTITDSIGQSVAHTALNLNVAAIVTPTVSGYTAKMISKYRPKAPIVAVTSDDAVCRKLALVWGVYPRKGDIATTTDEMLDIAVLESLNTGIVKHGDRVVITAGVPVGETGSTNLMKVHVVGDVIGKGQGIGRKSAFGKAVVAKSPEEAKEKMTEGAILVTRGTDRDMMDSIEKASALVTEEGGLTSHAAVVGLSLGIPVIVGVENATSTITDGLEITVDATQGMIYKGHASVL from the coding sequence ATGCGCAAAACAAAAATTGTTTGTACGATTGGTCCTGCAAGCGAAAGCGTTGAAATGCTAGAGAAATTGATACAAGCGGGTATGAATGTCGCACGGCTTAACTTTTCTCATGGTGACTATGAAGAGCATGGAGCACGCATTCAAAATATCCGCAAGGCTGCGAAAAAACTAGGAAAATCTGTCGCTATTTTATTAGATACAAAAGGTCCTGAAATTCGCACACATACAATGGAAAATGGTGCTATTTCATTACAAGAAGGATCTGAGTTAATTGTTGCAATGGAAGAAGTTATTGGGACACCTGAAAAAATCTCGGTTTCTTATTCAGGGTTGATCAATGATATTAACATTGGCTCCACGATCTTATTGGATGACGGTTTAATCGGTTTAGAGGTTATTGGCATTGATCGAGAAAAGAAAGAAATCAAAACAAAAGTGCTAAATAGCGGCATTTTAAAAAATAAAAAGGGTGTAAATGTTCCAGGAGTTAGTGTAAAACTTCCTGGAATCACAGAAAAAGATGCAAAGGATATTGCTTTTGGAATTGAACAAGGGATCGATTTTATCGCGGCCTCTTTCGTTCGTCGCGCTTCAGATGTGCTCGAAATTCGTGAGCTTTTAGAGGAACATAATGCTGAACACATTCAAATAATCCCGAAAATAGAAAACCAAGAAGGTGTCGACAATATTGACGAAATTTTAGAAGTATCAGATGGGTTAATGGTGGCACGCGGTGACTTAGGTGTTGAAATTCCAGCTGAAGAAGTTCCTTTAGTTCAAAAAGAGCTGATCCAAAAGTGTAATCGTTTAGGGAAGCCTGTTATTACAGCAACACAAATGTTAGATTCGATGCAACGTAATCCACGCCCAACTAGAGCGGAAGCAAGCGATGTAGCAAATGCTATTTTCGACGGGACTGATGCCATCATGCTTTCTGGTGAAACAGCAGCTGGACTTTATCCGATAGAAGCTGTTCAAACTATGCATAACATTGCATCACGTGTGGAGCAAGCTTTAGATTATCCTCATATCCTTTCAAAACAAAGAAAAAGTGCATGTACGACCATTACTGATTCAATTGGTCAATCTGTTGCCCACACTGCTCTTAACTTAAATGTTGCTGCGATCGTAACACCAACTGTAAGCGGATATACGGCAAAAATGATTTCAAAATATCGTCCGAAAGCGCCGATTGTTGCGGTGACATCTGATGATGCTGTATGCCGTAAGCTTGCTCTTGTTTGGGGTGTTTATCCACGTAAAGGGGATATTGCAACAACAACTGACGAAATGCTGGATATTGCTGTTTTAGAATCATTAAACACAGGTATTGTGAAGCATGGAGATCGCGTCGTGATTACAGCAGGTGTACCAGTCGGAGAGACGGGTTCAACAAACTTAATGAAGGTACATGTAGTTGGTGATGTGATTGGTAAAGGACAAGGAATTGGCCGTAAATCTGCTTTTGGGAAAGCCGTTGTTGCGAAATCCCCAGAAGAAGCAAAAGAGAAAATGACAGAAGGAGCCATTCTTGTTACGCGAGGAACGGATCGCGACATGATGGATTCTATTGAAAAAGCTTCTGCACTTGTAACAGAAGAAGGTGGTCTAACTAGTCATGCGGCTGTCGTTGGCTTAAGTTTAGGGATTCCTGTTATCGTCGGTGTAGAAAATGCGACGAGTACCATTACAGACGGATTAGAAATTACGGTTGATGCAACCCAAGGGATGATTTATAAAGGACACGCTAGTGTGCTGTAA